Part of the Nitrospira sp. genome, AAAGAAGCCGGCGTCCACAACCTCTTCCTCGCATTGGCGCTCCACGTTGGCCTTCCTGGCATGATGTTGTATCTTTGGTTGATGGGGCGACTGATCCGTCGCCTGACCCAGGAGTTATCCAAGGCGGAGGACGTCACCGCGCGAGCGATTTTGCTCGGAACGACGGTTGGGGTGATCGGTCTTGGCGTGCGATTGATGTTTGATCAGATGCTCGTCGGTACGCTCGCAGTCCAGTTTTGGGTGGTGATCGCCATTGCTGTGTTGCATTTCCATTCTCATCGCCAGGTTGACATTGGGGACGAACTGCCTGTCGGACCGTGGCCGCAACCTTTAGCGGGTACACGGCCGACTTCCGCCTAAAGGCGCAAGAGCAAAGAGCCTCGTGGTGCCATGACGCAACCGTGTGTGAAACGAAGATGAAGCAGATCGCTGTTCGAATCTTTCAAAAAATCTCGACGCGGTTTGGGCAAGTCCTGCTTGCCTATCGCGCTGCGTTGGTGATGGGTGTGCAGGCGGGATTGATTGTAGCCGCTAACTTTACGGCATTTGCGTTTCGGTTCGACGGGCAGATTCCTGCGCTCTATGCGGAGGCCATGCGTCGAGGAATGCCGTTCGTCTGTGGTGTGTACCTCACAGGCCTCTGGGCGTTTGGGATTCATCGAGGGTTGTGGCGTTACGTTGGCCTGCACGATCTCGGGAGAATTTTGTGGGCGTGTGTGGCAAGTACTGCGGCGATTTTTGTCCTGGTGCATCCAATTCTGGGTTGGGTGGAATACCCACGGTCTGTCATCTTGGGGACCGGATTGTTGGCCGGTCTGTATGTGGCGGGTATTCGACTGCTCGTACGTTGGTTTCGGGAGTGGCTTCAGATTGTCGGACCGACGGCTCGTCGCGTGCTGATTGTCGGAGCTGGCAATGCGGGGGAGCTTCTCGTTCGCAACATGCAAATGGATCCTTCGTACAATTATCGGCCAGTGGCGTTTGTGGATGATGCTCCGGTGAAGCAACGGGCGAAGATCCACGGCATTCCCGTAGCGGGAAGCATTGATGATATCCGGCGCATTGCCGACCGCTTTGAAGTGCATGAGATCCTGGTGGCCATTCCCTCGGCTTCGCTGGCGCTCAAACAGCGGATCCTTGCCGCGGTAGAGGGCGCAACGGTCCCAATCAAGATTCTCCCCAGTGTCAAACAGCTCTTGGAAGATCCGACCTTGCTGCAGCAAGTCCGGCCGATGAGCCTGGTCGATCTGCTCCAGCGGGAGCCGATTCAGACAGATCAACAGGAGCTGCATCCGCTGATTGAAGGAAAAACGGTGTTGGTGACCGGTGCGGGAGGATCGATCGGATCCGAGTTATGTCGACAGATTGCCCAGTATCGACCAGGGACGTTAGTGCTGTTTGAGCGGTATGAAAATGCGTTGCATGGGTTGTTGTTGGAATTGCAGGCCGCATTTCCCACGATGGCGATTCTGCCGATCGTCGCGGATATCACGATGCCTGAGCGGGTGGCGGAAGTGTTTCGGCAGACGGGACCGGATATCGTGTTTCATGCGGCTGCGCACAAACATGTTCCTTTGATGGAGCTCCATCCCAAGGAGGCCGTACGAAACAATGTCTGGGGCACGCATGTGGTGGCTGAAGCGGCCTTGGCGTCGGGGGTGAGTCGATTTGTGTTGATCTCCACAGATAAGGCCGTCAATCCGTCTAGCGTGATGGGGGCTACCAAGCGGATTGCCGAGCATTTGATTCAACGAATTAGCCAGCGAGGGCCCACACGATTTACAGCGGTTCGGTTTGGAAATGTGCTTGGAAGTAATGGCAGCGTCGTGCCCTTGTTCGCCGAGCAAATTAAAAAAGGTGGTCCGGTGACCGTGACCAGCCCCGAGATTAAACGGTTTTTTATGACGATTCCTGAAGCTGTCCAACTCGTCTTGCAAGCCAGTGTGATGGGGCAAGGGGGCGAAGTCTTCGTTCTAGATATGGGAGAACAGATTAAGATCGCGGATCTGGCGAGAAATATGATCGTGCTGTCCGGTCTCGTGCCAGGGAAAGATATTGCGATCGAATATACCGGGTTGCGAGTTGGGGAAAAGTTGTACGAGGAGCTGTTTGAAGAGAGCGAACAGGTCCTGGCGACTTCCCATCCAAAGATCAATCGAGCTGTCGGTGAACCGCTGCAGGTGGACGATTGCGAACGATGGCTCGAAGCCTTACACCTGAAGTTGCTGGAGTGCGAGGATGAGGAGTTGCTGCAAGATCTCAAACGTATTGTGCCTACGTTTCTGCCCGCCTCTCCGCAACGGGTGTCCTAGGAGCCTGGCCGATCGTGGCTTCCGCAACGTCTTGTCCTAGGCGTCCGATTGGTAGACACGCGGTCCTATCTCGATTTGAGCGAACAAACCGCGCAATAGCCCCCAGGACGGTGCGCCCTATGACCCCGACGATCTGTGGTGGTGGTTGCCGTCGCGACAGACCGGTCAGTGCTGACTCAGAGAACCTGCCCCATGCGAATTATTGAAGTCCCTTACGTGAAGGATGGTCGCGCTGTTCCTGGCCGCACAGGTGGTTCCAATCGATCATCCGCAGGGCGAGTCAATGTCTGTCCACAAGCCACCCACTGACGTGAGCTGCGGTAGTGGCCGCAGGAGTCGAGGCGAGCTGATTGATGCAGTGGGATATGGTTACATCGATTTTACTGAGTATCTGTTGAGTTCCTTGATATGCTCGAGTCTTCTTGAGTTTTTGCCCAATGGCTTGTTAACATCGGCCCAGTCGAAATCCTTGGCATGGCCAGCACGAAACGTCGAACCAAGCTCACCAGTACGCCGCGTCTCCCTCTCCAACGGGTCCTGCGCGGCATTCGTGTGTTTGCGACGGATGTCGATGGGGTCCTGACCGATGCCGGGATGTATTATTCCGAGTCCGGGGATGAGTGGAAGAAATTCAATACTCGTGACGGAATGGGGATTAAACTGCTGCAGAAGGCCGGGGTGATCACCGCGATCATCACGCAAGAGTCGACGAAAATCGTCATGCGCCGCGCGCAGAAGTTGACGATCCCTGAAGTACATCAGGGAGCATACGACAAGCTGGCCGTGCTCAAGGATCTCATTGCCCGCCACGATCTGACGATGGAGCAGGTGGCGTACATCGGTGATGATGTGAACGATCTTCAGGCGCTGGGAGCGGTCGGATTCTCCGCTTCCCCCGCCGACGGCATTCCTCAGGTTCAGAAGACCGTACGGTACATCTGCAAGAAAAAAGGTGGAGAAGGGGCTGTGCGGGAAGTCGCCGATCTCATCCTGGCGGCGCAGCAGCCGCGGTGACTCCATAACTGGTCGATGACTTCACCGGCGAGTGCAATGCCATGGATATGACCAACCATTTGTATCCCGTCATTTTGGCCGGAGGGAGCGGGACCCGGTTCTGGCCGCTCAGCCGGCACCTCTATCCCAAGCAATTGCTGCGCATCATCGGCGATGAAACACTGATTCAGCAGACTATGCGGCGTGTGCTCTCCTGTGCCAGGCCCGATCATGTGATCATTTCCACCAATCCTGGTCAGGCGGATTCCATTCGCGTGCAGTTGAGTGAGTGGAAGTCCGAGTTGCAGCACAACTATGTGGTGGAACCGGTGGGGCGGAACACGGCACCGGCCATTGCGTTGGTTGCAGCGGAGCTGGTCCGTCGCGATCCCGAGGCCATGATGCTGGTCCTGCCGGCCGATCATGTGGTGACGGGAGAAAAGGCCTTTCAGGCCGCCGTAGTTCTAGGAGCGCAGCTTGCGGAGCAGGGACGGTTGGTCACCTTCGGGATCAAGCCGACCAGACCGGAAACCGGGTACGGGTACATTCAGCCGAATCGCCGGATCGCACTTGGAAAGAAGGGGCGGTTGACGGGCCATCCGGTGGCACGATTTGTTGAGAAGCCGAATCGCGCGAAGGCGACGCAATACCTGAAGAACGGCAATTACTTTTGGAATAGTGGGATGTTTCTCTGGAGGGCATCCACCATTCTGGAGGAGATTCGCCGGCATCAGCCGAAGCTGGCCAAGGCGATTGAGCGGGTTCACGCGTTGATGGCTTCCGGCGCCGAGCCTCGGGAAGTTGAGGCGGCCTACAAAAAGGTGCCGTCGGTCTCGATCGATAACGGGGTGATGGAGTTATCGGCCAATGCGGCGATGATTCCAGTCGGCTTCGGATGGTCGGACGTCGGCAATTGGAGCAGCCTGGAAGAGGTGGCTCCGCGCGACAAGGCCGGCAACGTGGTGAGCGGGCGAGTGATCGATATGGACAGCAGCAACTCCGTGTTGTATGCCGATCGTCGGGTTGTGGCGACCATCGGTCTCTCGGACATGGTGGTAGTGGATACGCCAGACGCGACGTTAATCTGTCCGAAGTCCCGCTCTCAGGACGTGAAACAAATGGTTGAGATCCTGAAGCAGCAGGGTGCGCCGGAGCACCTGGAGCATGTGACGGTGTTTCGCCCCTGGGGATCGTACACGGTGTTGGAAGAGGGGCCCGGTTATAAAGTGAAGCGCGTGACGGTGAATCCCGGCGGGCGCCTGTCCCTGCAGCTCCATCACAAACGCAGCGAGCATTGGGTGGTCATTGCTGGGACTGCCCGTGTCACCCGCGGGGAGGAACTGGTGGATCTCCGGGTAGGACAGAGTACGGCGATTCCCGTGGAAACGCCGCATCGTCTTGAGAACCTCGGGAACGAAACCCTGCATATCATTGAAGTGCAGAACGGCCACTATCTGGGGGAGGATGACATCGTGCGGTTCAAAGATGACTATGGGCGAACGGCCGGTCGGTGATCGACGACGTGGCGAGTCGGCGACTTGGCGGGAACCATTCCCTCGCACCTTTCGCATTCCCCGATCACACGTTGCATGTGGAGTGACAGATGGCGCTCTTCCGTGAATATGATCTCAGAGGCATTGTCGGCGAAGAACTGACGGAGGCGATTGCCGAGCAGGTGGGGCGTGCCTATGCCACCCTTGCGCGCGAGCAGGGCACGTCATGCATCAGTCTTGGAAGAGACGGCCGGTTGAGTTCACCCGCGCTGCAGCAGGCGTTGATCAAAGGCCTGCTCGCCGGTGGGTTGGATGTGGTCGATCTGGGGCTGTGCGCCTCGCCGCTGTTGTATTTTTCCCTGTTTACCTTACCGGTGCAGGGCGGGATCATGATTACCGGCAGCCACAATGCCGCTGAATACAACGGTTTTAAAATCTGTATCGGCAAGGAAGCCATTCATGGCGAGGACATTCAGCATCTGCGCCGGGTCATGGAGTCGGGGCGATTTTCGACCGGCTCGGGACGGCTGTCCTCTCACCCCATTATTCCGGACTACCTGCAGCATCTGAAGCGCAGTTTTGTCGACGTGCGGGCGGATCACCTCCATGTCGTGATTGATTGCGGCAATGGCGCCGCCTCCCTGGTCGCCAAGCAGGCGCTCGAGCAAATGGGGTGTCGGGTCACGGGCCTCTACGATGAGTTAGATGGGCGTTTCCCCAACCATCATCCCGATCCCACCGTGGTGGAGAATCTCCAAGATCTGATTCACACCGTGCAACAACATAAGGCCGATGTCGGCATCGGCTATGACGGTGATGCCGACCGAATCGGCGCGATCGATGAACGGGGCCAGATTTTGTGGGGCGATCGCTTGATGGTGGTGTATGCGCGGGAGATCCTGAGCCGCCGGCCAGGCACGACGTTCATTTCGGAGGTGAAGGCGTCGCAATGTTTGTATGACGACATCGCGGCCAAGGGCGGACGTCCGATCATGTGGAAGACCGGCCACTCGTTGATGAAGGCGAAACTTAAAGCAGAATCGGCGGTGTTGGCGGGGGAAATGTCCGGGCACATGTTTTTTGCCGATCGGTATTTCGGGTTCGACGATGCGATCTATGCGTCTTGCCGGTTGGTAGAGATCTTAGCCAAGACCAAACAATCGCTGTCGAGCCTGGTCGCCGATTTGCCGCAGACTACCGTGACGCCGGAGATTCGTGTGGATTGTCCCGACAGCGTCAAGTTTCAACTCGTTGATCAGGTGCGCACTCAGTTATCTTCCTATCTCGAGGCGGGCAAACCTGTGGGGGCCTCAAACCTCACGATGCGTGAACTGGTCACGATCGACGGAGTCCGTGCCATTTTTGAAGACGGGTGGGGGTTGATCCGCGCATCCAACACTCAGCCGGCATTGGTGCTCCGGTTTGAGGCTCCCTCACAAGCCCGCCTCGATGTCATCCGGGCGACCATCGAAACCGAACTGGCGCAGGCGCGGCGTGTCCTGTCTGTATAGGCGGACTACTCTTCCCCTTCTACTCAGCCCAACCGTGTGCCTGCTGGCGGCCATGCTCACCCTCTTCATGTCGTTGACAGGGGAGGCTGCCGACACCATCCCCGAGGGGAGGGCCGCTGCTTCTACACCGCTTCCCTTCGCGAACGGAGAACGGCTCGCCTACGACGTGACCTGGTTGGGCATGCGCGCGGGTATTGCCACCATGGTCGTGCAAGAAGGCGCCGACGACCGGGGCAAGCCGCAACTCACGCTGAGCATGTCAGCCCGGTCGAGTCCTACGGTGACGAAGTTTTACCCCGTCGACAATCGTGGGGTGTCGCAGGTCGATCTCGAGACGTTTCTTCCACGGCACATGACGTTTGCGCGACGTGAGGGGAAACGGTTTAATGACTTCGACTATACCTTTCGGCACAGCGACGGGGTGGTGACGGCCGTGAAGGACGGCAAAACCGACGAACTGGCCATCCCGCCGGATGTGCAGGATGCCATGTCCTGTTTATATTACGTGCGGAAAGTGCTGCCGTTTGTCCCCGGGACCTCCCTGACCTTGACGGTGCATCACGACAAGAAAAACTACAAGATGGATGTGCGGGTCGAAGGGCTTGAAACGGTGGAGGGAATCTGGGGAAAGCGAGAAACGGCTCGGGTGGTCGTGATCATGCCGTTCCAGGGTATTTTTCTGAACGAAGGCAATATTCGGGTCTGGTTCACCACCGATGACCACCGTGTGCCGGTTCGCATGAAGGCCAAGGTCGTCATCGGCTCGATTGTGGCGGAGCTGACCGAGGGGTATGGAGCGGTCGCACATCCCTAGTCCCTCCGTCTTGGTTTGCTCGCTCGGCTGGAAACCGCTATAATCACGCCACGTTCGTGACGAGGGCTTCGGCTCTGTCCGAAGCCCTCGTCATTTCGACCCGTTGTGGCCCGTTCACTGAGGATTCCGAAGCATGGCGAAATTCCCCATTACGTTAAGCCGTTTTATTATCGAACAACAGGCCGCGCATCCTGAAGCGACCGGTGAATTTTCCGTCCTGCTGACCCAAATCGGCCTCGTTGGCAAAATGATTGCTCACGACTTGCGTCGAGCCGGGCTGAATAAGATCCTCGGCACCACCGGAGAGACCAATGTCCAGGGCGAGGTCGTCAAAAAGCTCGATCAGATTGCCAACGATACGTTTGTGCGCGTCTTTGAACACAGTGGTCTCGTCTGCGTCCTGGCCTCTGAGGAGATGGAAAAGCCTCTGAAAATGGTCCATGAGGGAGCCAAGTACATGTTACTGGTTGATCCTCTGGACGGATCGTCCAATACCGATGTCAATATGCCATTGGGCGCGATTTTCTCCATCCGCAGATCGCGGACGGGGCAGTCCGTCGAGGATGAGTTGCTGCAAAAGGGGACGGCGCAGATCGCCGCAGGCTATGTGCTGTACGGGGCGAGCACCATGCTCGTGTTCACGGTCGGGCAGGGCGTGCATGGTTTCACGCTGGAGCCGTCCATCGGTGAATATCTCTTGTCCAACGAGAACATTCGCATTCCGTCGAGGGGCAAGGTCTATTCGGTGAACGAAGGGAACTACCATCGCTGGCCTGCCGGCACACAGCGCTATCTCGATTATCTGAAAGTGCAGGACAAGCCGACCGGGCGTCCCTACAGCGGGCGATACAGCGGGTGTCTGGTCGCGGATGTGCATCGCATCCTCCTGGGTGGGGGCATCTATCTGTATCCGGGGGAGAAGGACAAGCCGGAAGGAAAACTGCGGTTGATGTATGAAGGAAACCCCCTGGCCATGGTCGTCGAGCAGGCGGGAGGCAAAGCGACGACGGGGACGATGCGAATTCTCGATGTTGAGCCCAAGGCGCTGCATCAGCGGGTTCCGCTCATTATCGGCAGTGCAGAAGATGTGAGTCTGGCGGAAGACTATGTGCAAGGACGGGCGTAACGACTAATGTGATCGAGGTTTGTTGGGAGGTTGATTATGAGCAATCGGGTCCAGGAGATTCTGAGCTGGTATGAGAGCGACAATGCGGGAACGAAGACGAACATCGCCCGACTGCTGAATTCAGGAAAACTCGCCGGCACAGGCAAGTTGGTGATCCTGCCGGTCGATCAAGGGTTCGAGCACGGTCCGGCCAGAAGTTTTGCGCCCAATGCCGGCGGCTACAATCCGCAGTATCATTTCCAGCTAGGGCTCGATGCCGGATGCAACGCCTACGCGGCTCCGCTCGGATTCATCGAGGCGGGCGCCAGTCATTTTGCCGGGCAAATCCCACTCATTCTGAAACTCAACAGCCACGATACCCTTCACGATGAGAAGGATCCCATGCCCTCCGTGACCGGCAGCGTGCGGGACGCGTTGCGGTTGGGATGCTCGGCGGTAGGATTCACGATTTATCCGGGCTCATCCCATTGCAATGCGATGTATGAGCAGTTGCGGGCGATTGCGGAAGAAGCCAAGAGCTGCGGATTGGCTGTGGTGGTCTGGTCGTATCCGCGTGGGTCAGGACTGAGCAAGGAGGGGGAAACCGCCCTCGACGTGGTGGCCTATGCGGCTCAGATCGCGGCACAGCTCGGCGCTCACATCATCAAGGTCAAACTGCCGACCGCCCATCTGGAGCAGGCCGCGGCCAAGAAGGTCTATGAAGCCGAAAAAATTCCTACGGCAACGCTGACGGAGCGCGTCAGGCACATCGTGCAGAGTTCGTTCGACGGGCGTCGCATCGTCATCTTCTCCGGCGGCGCGAAGAGCGATGAAAAAACGGTGTTCGACGAAGTGCGCGCGATTCGTGACGGGGGAGGATTCGGGTCCATCATCGGACGGAATTCATTCCAGCGGCCGAAAGCGGAAGCGGTCAAGTTTCTGAACACGATCATGGCGTTGTACGCGGGCGAAAAACCATAAGCGAAGATCTGTCCGATACCAGTGACCATGGATGACGTTCGTCCCCCAACCGAACCGCGCCCTTCGACGCGGTCCTGGATCTTCCCCGGTATGCTGTTGGCGGCGGGGGTATTGATCGGAGTCATCCTGACCTCGGATCTGGGATGGTTGCCGACCGGACATGCTGTTCCGGAGTCGGCTCCTCCTGTCGCCTCCGTTCCCGTTCCACGGCCGGTTTCCACGGCCGTGCAACCCACCTTGTCCGGTGCCGGTGGACAGAGTTTTGTCGAAGTCGCCAAAGTCGTAAAGCCGGCCGTGGTAAATATCTTTGCGACTCGGAATGGATCGAGTGAAGAGGGCAAGGGCACGCCGTTCGAAGATCCCTTCTTCAGGCGATTCTTCGGCGAAGAGTGGATGAAACGGTTCGAGGCGCCGAAGGAACGCAAGGAACGGGGGTTGGGTTCAGGTGTGATCGTCGATGCCAACGGCCTGATTATCACCAACAATCACGTGGTCAATAAAGCTGACGAGATCAAAGTTTTCCTGTCCGACAAGCGGGAGTTTAAGGCGAAGCTGGTCGGCACGGATGCCAAAACCGACGTCGCGGTCCTAAAAATCGAGGCGACGGGATTGCCCACCGTGGCCTGGGCCGATTCCGACAAACTGGAAGTCGGCGAGTTCGTCCTGGCGGTCGGTAATCCTTTCGGTCTGACGCAGACCGTGACGTTGGGCATCGTCAGCGCCCTCGGCCGTGCAGCCGGTATCGCTGAATACGAAGACTTTATCCAGACCGATGCGGCCATCAATCCCGGGAATTCCGGCGGCGCGCTGGTGAACGTGCGTGGCGAACTGGTCGGCATCAATACGGCTATTTATAGTCAGAGTGGTGGCAACATGGGCATCGGCTTTGCGGTGCCGAGCAACATGGCCCACACCATCATGGAGCAACTCGTTCAGCACGGCAAAGTCGTGCGTGGCTGGTTGGGGGTATCCATTCAGGAACTGACGCCTGAATTGTCGTCGCAGTTCGGTGTGCCCAAAGACGTGAAGGGCGTGCTCGTCAGTGATGTCATGGACGACAGTCCGGCGAAAAAAGCCGGGTTCGAGCGCGGAGACGTGATCGTGGAGTATGACGGTAAACCGATGGATTCTCCGGCGCATCTGCGTAATGCCGTGGCTCAGACGATTGTCGGAAAGAAGGTCACCGTCAAAATCATCCGAGAGAAGAAAGCAAAGTCCATCGATTTGACTATTGCCGAGCAGCCGAAAAATCTCGCCCAGGCCGGGGTGGAGGAAGGCGGAGAGTCAGTGGCGCCAGCAGGATTGCTTTCCGATATCGAGGTGAGGGAGCTGAACACGGAGTTGGCCGGCCGGTACGGACTGAAGGGGAGCGATCGCGGGGTCGTGGTGGTTCGCGTCAAGCCAGGCAGCCCTGCGGAGGAGGCCGGCGTGCGCGAAGGAGATCTCGTGCTCGAGGTGAATCGCAAGTCGGTGGGGACGGTCAAGTCGTATGAACAAGTCGCTGCAAATCTGCCGAAGGACCAGGCGGTGTTGCTTCTGCTGAGACGGCAGGGGCGAGCCATTTATCTGACGCTGAGGCCGTGATTGCTTCGAATCGTCCGTTCGAGGCCAATCACAGAGAGGAGGAAAACAGTATGGTAGCACGGGCCATATTTGTTCTTCTCAGCGCTCTTGCAGGAATGGCCCTGTTTTTGCGGGCCCAGGATCCTAGTCGAGAATTTTTGCTCCTCGGGTTGGGGATGGGTGCGGTCGCCGGCGGTCTCATTCTGGCCGGCGAATATGCGCTTCGCAGACTTTCATTCGGTATTATTGTCGGTGGTGCGGTCGGGTTGTCGGGCGGATTAGTCCTCACGGGATTGGTGGAATGGGTTGGGAGTGCGGTCTTCGATGTCGAAACCTTCCTGTTTCACATCGGCGGATTGGTGTTTCTGCTGGGATTCCCCTATTTGGGGCTCGCGATGGGAGCGCGGTTCGGCAACGAACAGTTTCCATCGGTTTCTCAAGGGGCCGCTTCTTCGGGCAACTCAGCCGCCTGCCTGAAGGTGCTGGATACGAGCGTGATTATCGACGGCCGGGTGGCTGATTTGTGCGAGACGGGATTTCTGGAAGGGCCGTTCCTGGTTCCGCATTTCATTTTGAATGAGTTACAGCATATCGCGGATTCGTCGGATTCGCTCAAACGGGCGCGGGGGCGTCGAGGGCTGGATATTCTGAACAAGATACAAAAGATGCCGGACGTCGACGTCCGCATCGTCGAGGAGGATTTCCCTCACGTCAAGGAAGTTGATGCCAAACTCGTAGTGTTGGCCAAGAAGGTGGGGGGGCGGATCGTCACCAATGATTTGAATCTCAACAAGGTGGCCGAATTACAGGGTGTGCGTGTGTTGAACATCAACGAACTCTGCAATGCCTTGCGACCGGTCGTGCTGCCCGGAGAAACGATTCGCGTGTTCGTGCTGAAGGAAGGCAAAGAGGCCGGGCAGGGCGTGGCCTATCTTGACGACGGCACGATGATCGTCGTGGACAACGCGCGGCGCTGTATCGGCCGCAATGTAGATGTGACGGTCACCAGCGTGCTCCAAACGACGGCAGGGCGAATGATCTTCACCCGGCTGAAGGAAGAGTCGGAACGGGAAGAGTATCAGGTCGCCCGTGGGTAGCCCTGTTGTGAAGAGGGGGGTGAGACCGGTTTGGTCCGGTCATGTGCAACGATCGTCTACTCAGTGGCCGCATCGCCTCCTCTGTTCCGGTTCCATTGTCCGTGAGTCGATCTGTGTCCGCTCGTAAACCGGAGCCGCTACATAAGGGGCCGCGCACGGTGGCTCTGGTGCCTGCGGCTGGTCGTGGCCTTCGAATGGGAGGCCCTGTTCCCAAGCAGTTTCTCGCCTTGGGCGGCCGGCCCATTCTGGTGCAGTCGCTCATCATGCTCCAGGCGTCGCCGGTGATCCACGAGATCATCCTGGCCGTCCCCCAATCCGAACGCCAATACTGTCTCGATCACATCGTGGCGACGGGTGAGTTCCCCAAGGTCACCAAGGTGGTGCCGGGCGGGGAGCAGCGGCAGGATTCCGTGCGGCATGCGCTGGCGGAGGTGGGGTCGGAGACGGACATTGTCCTCGTCCATGATGCGGTACGGCCGTTTCTCACCGAAACCATGATTCGTCAGGTCGTGGAGGCCGCCCTAGCTCATGGGGCTGCGATCATCGCGCTCCCGATGCGTGACACGGTCAAATACGTTGGTGCTGGGGGCGTGATCGAGCGGACGGTAGATCGTCGGCCTCTGTGGCTCGCGCAGACCCCGCAAGCGTTCCGTCGAGAATGGTTGGAGGAAGGTCATCGGAAAGGGCTGTTGGGCGGCGTGCAGGCGACGGATGACGCGCATCTCGTGGAAATGCTCGGGAAACCGGTCGTCGTGGTCGAGGGCAGCGGGGAAAACATCAAGGTCACAAGGCCGGAAGATCTCGTGATCGGGGAAGCCATTCTCCGCTCGCGGGCGGCGGCAAGGAGTGCGGAATGACGGCGGTACGCGTGGGGTGCGGATGGGATATTCATCCCCTGGTCGAAGGGCGGAAATTGATTCTCGGCGGACTCGAAGTTCCCCATCATAAAGGTTTGCAGGGTCATTCCGATTCCGATGCCTTGGTGCACGCCATTTGCGACGCACTCCTGGGAGCGATGGGCGAAGGGGATCTCGGACGTCATTACCCAAGCTCTGATCAACGATTCAAGAATATTTCCAGCCTGAAACTACTTGAAGACGTCGTCGAGAAGTTGCGGGCGAAGGGGTATCGCCTGGCCAATGTGGACAGTACCATCATTGCCCAAGCGCCGCGCCTGAGTTCGCATCTGGCATCGATGCAACAAATCATCGCCGGAGTGTTGCAGGTCGCCCCGGATCTCGTGAACGTAAAAGTCAAAAGCGGCGAAGGGTTGGATGCGGTCGGACGCGAAGAGGCCATTGCCGCCCAGGCCGTGTGTATGATCGAGCGGGCATAGGGGCCTGCGTCATCCAGGCGATGGATCCGTCGCGACTATGTTAAAAGCGATCTCTCAAGACCTCCAGGCGGTGTTCGAACGTGACCCTGCGGCAACCAGTAGGGTGGAAGTTGTCTTGACCTATGCGGGGTTTCACGCCCTGCTGGCCTATCGTGTGGCGCATTGGTTGAAGCAGCGTCAGGTGCCGTTCCTGCCGCGCGCCATTTCTCAACTGGCGCGATGGTTGACTGGGATCGAAATCCATCCATCTGCCAGGATCGGTGCCGGGTTCTTTATCGATCATGGCATGGGGGTGGTGATCGGTGAGACGGCCGAGGTCGGGGACCATGTGACGCTGTTTCAGGGTGTGACGCTCGGTGGTACGGGCAAGGAGCGCGGAAAGCGCCACCCCACGCTGGGAAATCACGTGGTGGTCGGGGCCGGGGCAAAAATTCTCGGCGGCATTACGATCGGCGACAACGTAAAAATCGGCGCGAACTCTGTCGTGCTCAAGTCAGTACCGGCAAACTCCACGGTTATCGGTGTACCAGGCCGGATTATCAAGTCACAGGGCGAACGCCTGCCTGATGCCACCATGGACCATACCAATATGCCGGATCCTACCGCAGACCGGTTCGCCGCGCTCGAGTCGGAACTGATCGAGTTGCGAAAGAAACTGGAAAATCGGGATTCCCACGAATCTCGGTAACACGCCTCCCAGCCATTCTCTTATGCTCACCTACAAGCCCGCCGCATTGTTCAAGCGGGCGGTGCGCCACAACTCTCACTAACGCTTCGCTGTACTCCGGCATC contains:
- a CDS encoding TRAM domain-containing protein, translating into MVARAIFVLLSALAGMALFLRAQDPSREFLLLGLGMGAVAGGLILAGEYALRRLSFGIIVGGAVGLSGGLVLTGLVEWVGSAVFDVETFLFHIGGLVFLLGFPYLGLAMGARFGNEQFPSVSQGAASSGNSAACLKVLDTSVIIDGRVADLCETGFLEGPFLVPHFILNELQHIADSSDSLKRARGRRGLDILNKIQKMPDVDVRIVEEDFPHVKEVDAKLVVLAKKVGGRIVTNDLNLNKVAELQGVRVLNINELCNALRPVVLPGETIRVFVLKEGKEAGQGVAYLDDGTMIVVDNARRCIGRNVDVTVTSVLQTTAGRMIFTRLKEESEREEYQVARG
- the fbp gene encoding class 1 fructose-bisphosphatase, translating into MAKFPITLSRFIIEQQAAHPEATGEFSVLLTQIGLVGKMIAHDLRRAGLNKILGTTGETNVQGEVVKKLDQIANDTFVRVFEHSGLVCVLASEEMEKPLKMVHEGAKYMLLVDPLDGSSNTDVNMPLGAIFSIRRSRTGQSVEDELLQKGTAQIAAGYVLYGASTMLVFTVGQGVHGFTLEPSIGEYLLSNENIRIPSRGKVYSVNEGNYHRWPAGTQRYLDYLKVQDKPTGRPYSGRYSGCLVADVHRILLGGGIYLYPGEKDKPEGKLRLMYEGNPLAMVVEQAGGKATTGTMRILDVEPKALHQRVPLIIGSAEDVSLAEDYVQGRA
- a CDS encoding DegQ family serine endoprotease, yielding MDDVRPPTEPRPSTRSWIFPGMLLAAGVLIGVILTSDLGWLPTGHAVPESAPPVASVPVPRPVSTAVQPTLSGAGGQSFVEVAKVVKPAVVNIFATRNGSSEEGKGTPFEDPFFRRFFGEEWMKRFEAPKERKERGLGSGVIVDANGLIITNNHVVNKADEIKVFLSDKREFKAKLVGTDAKTDVAVLKIEATGLPTVAWADSDKLEVGEFVLAVGNPFGLTQTVTLGIVSALGRAAGIAEYEDFIQTDAAINPGNSGGALVNVRGELVGINTAIYSQSGGNMGIGFAVPSNMAHTIMEQLVQHGKVVRGWLGVSIQELTPELSSQFGVPKDVKGVLVSDVMDDSPAKKAGFERGDVIVEYDGKPMDSPAHLRNAVAQTIVGKKVTVKIIREKKAKSIDLTIAEQPKNLAQAGVEEGGESVAPAGLLSDIEVRELNTELAGRYGLKGSDRGVVVVRVKPGSPAEEAGVREGDLVLEVNRKSVGTVKSYEQVAANLPKDQAVLLLLRRQGRAIYLTLRP
- a CDS encoding DUF3108 domain-containing protein, whose translation is MLTLFMSLTGEAADTIPEGRAAASTPLPFANGERLAYDVTWLGMRAGIATMVVQEGADDRGKPQLTLSMSARSSPTVTKFYPVDNRGVSQVDLETFLPRHMTFARREGKRFNDFDYTFRHSDGVVTAVKDGKTDELAIPPDVQDAMSCLYYVRKVLPFVPGTSLTLTVHHDKKNYKMDVRVEGLETVEGIWGKRETARVVVIMPFQGIFLNEGNIRVWFTTDDHRVPVRMKAKVVIGSIVAELTEGYGAVAHP
- a CDS encoding class I fructose-bisphosphate aldolase; translation: MSNRVQEILSWYESDNAGTKTNIARLLNSGKLAGTGKLVILPVDQGFEHGPARSFAPNAGGYNPQYHFQLGLDAGCNAYAAPLGFIEAGASHFAGQIPLILKLNSHDTLHDEKDPMPSVTGSVRDALRLGCSAVGFTIYPGSSHCNAMYEQLRAIAEEAKSCGLAVVVWSYPRGSGLSKEGETALDVVAYAAQIAAQLGAHIIKVKLPTAHLEQAAAKKVYEAEKIPTATLTERVRHIVQSSFDGRRIVIFSGGAKSDEKTVFDEVRAIRDGGGFGSIIGRNSFQRPKAEAVKFLNTIMALYAGEKP